The proteins below come from a single Mercenaria mercenaria strain notata chromosome 3, MADL_Memer_1, whole genome shotgun sequence genomic window:
- the LOC123524090 gene encoding uncharacterized protein LOC123524090, with protein MPGESIVDIKVKEVTNIELYRIFTLESESYPADEAASYDMLVYRHTEAPDLLLGGYLHGDLVGFICATRYHGKELTHESMNMHIPNGESVCIHSVVVRKDQRRKGIALQMLQEFVERVKAEQVDVARILLICKSNLIPLYTRAGFELVGKSAVVHGKDPWYELQISLTGS; from the exons ATGCCTGGGGAATCTATAGTGGACATAAAAGTGAAAGAAGTAACAAATATTGAATTATATCGTATATTTACGCTGGAATCTGAAA GCTATCCCGCCGACGAAGCAGCAAGTTATGATATGCTTGTCTACAGACATACAGAGGCACCTGACCTGTTACTTGGGGGATACCTGCACGGAGATCTCGTAGGG tttatttgtgCAACAAGGTACCACGGCAAAGAACTAACACACGAGTCAATGAATATGCATATACCAAATGGAG aGAGCGTATGTATTCATTCAGTGGTTGTAAGAAAGGACCAAAGACGGAAA GGTATAGCACTACAGATGTTGCAAGAGTTTGTAGAAAGGGTGAAGGCGGAACAGGTGGATGTTGCCCGTATTCTTCTTATTTGTAAATCGAACCTCATACCTCTCTACACCAGGGCAGGGTTTGAACTCGTCGGGAAATCAGCAGTCGTTCATG gaAAAGATCCCTGGTATGAACTTCAGATTTCACTGACTGGGAGCTAG